A single genomic interval of Arachis duranensis cultivar V14167 chromosome 7, aradu.V14167.gnm2.J7QH, whole genome shotgun sequence harbors:
- the LOC107459371 gene encoding LOW QUALITY PROTEIN: pentatricopeptide repeat-containing protein At5g27110-like (The sequence of the model RefSeq protein was modified relative to this genomic sequence to represent the inferred CDS: inserted 1 base in 1 codon) → MDARKLLFLLKASVTSKSLKQGKLIHQKVVTLGLQSDVSFCRNLISLYVSCHLYDFAKHAFDTIENPSEISLWNGLMAGYSKNYMYVEALELFEKFLHYPYLKPDSYTYPSVLKACGGLRRVILGKMIHTCLVKAGLMTDIVLGSSLVGMYAKCNALEYAIKIFEEMPEKDLASWNTVISCYYQNGKFEVALRYFSIMRGFGFEPDSVTITTAISSCARLLDLKRGREIHKELINSGFQLDSFISSALVDMYGKCGXLENAIEVFEQMPKRTVVAWNSLIVGYGLKGDIPSCIQHFRRMYNEGIKPTLTTLSSIVMACSRSARLLEGKFVYGYIIRNNIQPDIFINTSLMDLYFKCGKVRSAEAIFKLIPKTNAVSWNVMISGYMTAGKFFEAYDVFSDMRQAHVEADAITFTSVLAACSQLAALEKGKEVHKLIIERNLEDNVVVMGALLDMYAKCGAVDEAFGIFRILPERDLVSWTSMITAYGSHGRAHEALKLFADMLQRNVKPDRVTFLAILSACSHAGLVDEGCYYFNEMINVYGIMPRVEHYSCLIDLLGRAGRLNEAYEILQRNPSITDDVGLLSTLFSACRLHRNLDLGVKIARMLIDKNPDDPSTYIILSNMYASVQNWDEMRMVRSKMKKLGLKKNPGCSWTEINQKIQPFFSEDNSRWHLESIKKCLLYITSHMEDESISFIHFDTETQIYY, encoded by the exons ATGGATGCAAGAAAACTTCTATTCCTTTTGAAAGCCAGTGTGACTTCCAAGTCACTTAAGCAAGGGAAACTCATCCATCAGAAGGTTGTGACTTTGGGGTTGCAAAGTGATGTTTCCTTTTGCAGGAACCTGATTAGCCTGTATGTTTCTTGTCATTTATATGATTTTGCAAAGCATGCTTTTGATACCATTGAAAATCCAAGTGAGATTTCTTTGTGGAATGGCCTAATGGCCGGTTACTCTAAGAATTACATGTATGTGGAAGCCCTAGAGCTTTTTGAGAAGTTCTTGCATTACCCTTATCTTAAACCTGATAGTTATACTTACCCGAGTGTTCTCAAGGCTTGTGGCGGGTTGAGAAGAGTCATCTTAGGGAAAATGATTCATACCTGTTTGGTAAAAGCTGGTTTAATGACAGACATTGTACTTGGAAGCTCTCTTGTTGGTATGTATGCTAAATGCAATGCACTTGAGTATGCTATAAAGATTTTTGAGGAAATGCCTGAAAAGGATTTGGCAAGCTGGAATACAGTGATTTCTTGTTATTACCAAAATGGAAAATTCGAAGTGGCCCTACGTTATTTTAGCATAATGAGAGGATTTGGTTTTGAGCCTGATTCAGTTACAATCACAACAGCTATTTCCTCATGTGCTAGACTTTTAGATTTGAAGAGGGGAAGGGAAATTCATAAGGAGTTAATTAATAGTGGGTTTCAGCTAGATAGTTTCATTAGTTCTGCTCTTGTTGACATGTATGGAAAATGCG CACTAGAAAATGCCATAGAGGTTTTTGAGCAAATGCCCAAAAGGACCGTGGTTGCTTGGAATTCCCTGATTGTAGGATATGGTTTGAAAGGTGACATCCCTTCATGTATTCAACATTTTAGGAGGATGTACAATGAGGGAATCAAGCCAACTTTGACTACTTTAAGTAGCATAGTAATGGCTTGTTCACGATCAGCTCGATTACTAGAGGGGAAATTCGTGTATGGATATATTATACGAAACAACATACAAcctgatatttttattaatacctCCCTAATGGATTTATACTTCAAATGTGGAAAGGTTAGGTCAGCTGAAGCCATCTTTAAGTTAATACCGAAGACAAATGCCGTTTCTTGGAACGTCATGATTTCTGGATATATGACGGCAGGGAAATTTTTTGAAGCCTATGATGTGTTTAGTGACATGAGACAAGCTCATGTAGAAGCAGATGCTATTACTTTTACTAGTGTTTTAGCTGCTTGTTCACAACTAGCAGCTCTAGAAAAGGGTAAAGAGGTTCACAAATTGATTATTGAGAGAAACTTAGAAGACAATGTAGTAGTtatgggggctcttcttgataTGTATGCAAAGTGTGGTGCTGTTGATGAAGCATTTggtatttttagaattttaccGGAGAGAGATTTGGTGTCTTGGACTTCGATGATTACAGCTTATGGGTCCCATGGTCGGGCCCATGAAGCTTTAAAACTCTTTGCTGACATGCTTCAGCGGAATGTGAAACCTGACAGagttacttttcttgccatatTATCTGCTTGTAGCCATGCAGGGTTGGTGGATGAAGGATGCTATTATTTCAACGAAATGATCAATGTTTATGGCATTATGCCAAGAGTTGAGCATTATTCATGCTTAATTGATCTTCTTGGACGTGCTGGAAGATTAAATGAAGCCTATGAGATTCTGCAAAGAAATCCTTCAATCACGGATGATGTTGGGTTGTTAAGCACATTATTTTCTGCATGTCGTTTGCACAGAAATCTTGATTTGGGGGTTAAAATTGCAAGAATGCTAATTGACAAGAATCCTGATGATCCATCAACCTATATTATCTTGTCAAATATGTATGCATCTGTCCAAAACTGGGATGAAATGCGGATGGTGAGATCAAAAATGAAAAAGCTTGGACTGAAGAAGAATCCCGGATGCAGTTGGACGGAGATTAACCAAAAGATTCAACCCTTCTTTTCGGAAGACAATTCCCGATGGCATTTGgaatcaattaaaaaatgtcTTTTGTATATTACTAGTCACATGGAAGACGAGTCTATATCATTTATCCATTTTGATACTGAAACTCAGATATATTACTAG